The stretch of DNA TTTCATATCAATTTTTAGCAGGTTATAATACCGAGTTTTTAGTATACGCATTAACTGCTTTATTTTTAATTATGGCTATAGATGGTGTTTTATCCTCAAAATATTTTACGCCTGTTATTAGTGGTATAGTGTGTTATTTTATATCTTTTTTCCTTTTTAAAAAGAACCTTTTAATAGCGGTGTTTCTTTATTTTATAATTATGTTTATTTTTGAATGGTATAAATCTTATGGAAAAAAACATGTCATTAACTGAACTCTTAATTCTTGTTTGTGTTATTACTATAATTACTTTTTTATTTAGATTTACTCCTTTTATTTTGCCCAAAAACGTAATTCAAAGTCCACTTGTCTTAAATTTTGGAAAAAAACTTCCCTCTGGAATTATGATCATCTTATTTTTATATTCTACGGGATTATCAGAAGAACATGTAAATCAAAAATTTATAACAGCTAGTTTTTTAGCTGCTATTCCTGTTACATTAATTTATGTTTGGAAAAAAAACGCAGTTTTTTCTATTTTATCTGGTGTGATCTTTTTTTATATTTTTTTAATATAATGAAAGCGAAACTCCACTTGTAGATTGTATCCAATTTACATAATTTCCTACCGTAGTATAAACTCCATACCCATCCGAGCAGGACGCATATTTTGAAGTATCAAAAGAATAGGGCGGAGAAGTTGTTGTAGGGTGAGGGGAAAGTAACGAATTCGATCCTTGAGTTAATGCAGCTAATACATAATTATTAGAATCTCTTTTAACATAAACAGGCCCTCCTGAATCCCCTTCACATGTTCCTTTACCAGAATTTGGACCAATGACTGTCAGATAATTTTGAAATGCATTTGAAAAAGTTTGGTTGTTAAAGGTTTCAATAGCACCGTTTGGTGTTGTGTCTGGATTGGAGGAAGATGAAGTGGATTCAACCACATTTTTAAAACCTGAATTTGATCCATTATCACTATTATCACCAAAACCAAGCATCCATTTAGATTCAGTTGCTAATATATTTTGCGGGTTTGCTAATATAGAAACAGGACTATAGCCACTTTTGATAGTGCCATTTATTTTAACCCAAGTAATATCATTTAAAACACAATTGTATGAATTATCTGCGGAACAAGGTCTATAATTAGGAGGCCTTTGCCAGCAACTTATTTCTGATGAATTTGAAGAAGTAGCAGGAGAATAGGAGTTTGAAAATACAACCTTTCCTGGCGAGATATTATCCGACTCAATATCATCAAAACAATGACCTGCAGTTAAAATTAAATTACTTGCAACTATGGTTCCTGAGCATAAAATTGTTTTATTTGAGTTGATATAAAGTAAAATGGCTACTGTATTATTACCAGAAGGAACAGAACTTCCATTTGCGGGTTCTCCACCAATTATCATTTCAGAAATAGAAGAACTTTTACTCATATTACATTGTGCTGGTCCCGAATAGGACTTAAAAGAATTACTATTATTAGCTGATTTATTACAAGAAAATGTTAAAAAAATAAGTAAACTATTAAAAAAAAATATCATTCCAGATTTCATACTACGTCCTCAGAATTTTTAATAATCTGATTATATCCTTAAAAATGTATGTTTGCATTTTTTTTTTTAATTTTATTTATTTATTATTATCCCAAGTGCCGCCTAAAGAAGCTATTATATTTACTGTGTTTAATATTCTTTTTCCATTTATATCATTTAAATTTTTTTGTAAATTATATAAAGTTATTTGTGAATTTAATAAATCAGAATATGTTTTTGTGCCAATTTCATATCCTTGATTGATAATTTTTTCTGTTAACTTAGCATTATTTGTAGCATTTATTTGGTAGTCTTCTTCTGCTTTATAATGTTTATATGCGGCAAGATTATCTTCCAAGTTTTGAAAGGCAACAAGGACAGTTTGTTTATATTGTGCCGCGATAGATTGATAATTTGCTTTTGCCGCTTTGATTTTTTGTTCCCTTAGTCCACCATCAAAAATAGTTTCTGTTAGTGAGGCTCCCAAAGACCAAAATAAAGCAGGAAATGAAAATAAATCTATATAAGAAGTTTTTGAATAACCAGAACTTGCTGATAAATTTAAATTTGGAAAATAGGCTGAAACAGCTATTCCAATTTGAGCATTTGCTTGAGCAACAAGTCTTTCTGCTTGAGCAATATCTGGTCGTCTTTCTAATAATTTTGAAGGAAGTACCAAAGGGATATTGGGAGCTGTTAGCTTAGATAATTTCATTTCTAAAGAAAATTGAGCAGGTACTTTTCCTAATAAAGTTGCAATGGCATGTTCGTATTGAGCTCTTAAAATTTTATTATCTACTGCTTGGGTTTGAGCTTGTTCTAACTGTGTTGCGATTAAATTATAATCCGTTAAAGAAACAGTCCCAGCCCCTTTTTGTAGTTCTAAGATATCTAAAAGCTTTTTATTATTTTCAGCTATATTTTCTAAGATTTTTTGATCATTATCTACCATTCTCAATTGGAAATAATATTGTGCTAAAGATGCTTGAGCTGTTAACTTAACATTTTCAAGCTGAGCGGCACTTGCTTGAACGCTTGCTTTATTTGCTTCAACTGTTCTTCTTGTATTTCCCCATAAATCGGGAATCCAAGATGCATTTAAGGATGTATTATAATTTGTAGATTCCGAGGCAGAAAAAGATGAAGTTGCGCTTTGTCTTTGTCTTGTTACTCCTCCTGAAGCATTTATGGTCGGCAAATAATTTGATTCAGCTTGGCCTAGCAAGGCTTGTGCTTGTTCGTATTGTGCTAATGAGGAAGCTATATTTTGGTTAGAAATTTCAATCTGTTCTTCAAGGTCGTTTAAGATTGGATCCTCAAATACCGTCCACCATTTTCCTTTTTGGGATTCATCGTTTGGTTCGGCCATTTTCCATTTTTCGTTTATTGTTTCTTTATAATTTTCTGGAAGTTCAATTGAAATTGGATTGTAGTCAGGTCCAACAGCACATGAAAATACAGAAAATGATATTAGGAATAAAAAAATAATAAATTTAAGATTTTGGTTGTTCATAAGTTTCACCCTTAAGATTTAACCATTTATTTTCTACCCAGAATTTTATTTTTTCAAAATATAAATAAACAATAGGAGTTGTATATAAAGTGAGTAATTGGCTAATGATTAAACCACCTATAATAGATATTCCTAATGGTCTTCTCAATTCTGAGCCCACTCCAGTACCAAAAGCTAAGGGAACAGCTCCAAGAATGGCGGCCATTGTTGTCATCATAATAGGTCTAAAACGTAATATCGCCGCCTGATATATTGCTTCTTTAGAAGTTTTATTTTCGATTCGTTTTGCTTGAATGGCAAAATCAATCATCATAATTGCATTTTTTTTCACAATTCCAATGAGTAAAATAATTCCAATTAATGCAATTAATGAAAAATCTGTTTTTGTAATTATTAATGCTAGTAAAGCTCCAACTCCTGCAGAGGGAAGTGTTGATAAAATTGTTATGGGATGAAT from Silvanigrella paludirubra encodes:
- a CDS encoding efflux transporter outer membrane subunit encodes the protein MNNQNLKFIIFLFLISFSVFSCAVGPDYNPISIELPENYKETINEKWKMAEPNDESQKGKWWTVFEDPILNDLEEQIEISNQNIASSLAQYEQAQALLGQAESNYLPTINASGGVTRQRQSATSSFSASESTNYNTSLNASWIPDLWGNTRRTVEANKASVQASAAQLENVKLTAQASLAQYYFQLRMVDNDQKILENIAENNKKLLDILELQKGAGTVSLTDYNLIATQLEQAQTQAVDNKILRAQYEHAIATLLGKVPAQFSLEMKLSKLTAPNIPLVLPSKLLERRPDIAQAERLVAQANAQIGIAVSAYFPNLNLSASSGYSKTSYIDLFSFPALFWSLGASLTETIFDGGLREQKIKAAKANYQSIAAQYKQTVLVAFQNLEDNLAAYKHYKAEEDYQINATNNAKLTEKIINQGYEIGTKTYSDLLNSQITLYNLQKNLNDINGKRILNTVNIIASLGGTWDNNK
- a CDS encoding AzlD domain-containing protein, which produces MSLTELLILVCVITIITFLFRFTPFILPKNVIQSPLVLNFGKKLPSGIMIILFLYSTGLSEEHVNQKFITASFLAAIPVTLIYVWKKNAVFSILSGVIFFYIFLI
- a CDS encoding S1 family peptidase, producing the protein MKSGMIFFFNSLLIFLTFSCNKSANNSNSFKSYSGPAQCNMSKSSSISEMIIGGEPANGSSVPSGNNTVAILLYINSNKTILCSGTIVASNLILTAGHCFDDIESDNISPGKVVFSNSYSPATSSNSSEISCWQRPPNYRPCSADNSYNCVLNDITWVKINGTIKSGYSPVSILANPQNILATESKWMLGFGDNSDNGSNSGFKNVVESTSSSSNPDTTPNGAIETFNNQTFSNAFQNYLTVIGPNSGKGTCEGDSGGPVYVKRDSNNYVLAALTQGSNSLLSPHPTTTSPPYSFDTSKYASCSDGYGVYTTVGNYVNWIQSTSGVSLSLY